The following proteins come from a genomic window of Rhodoligotrophos sp. CJ14:
- a CDS encoding MlaA family lipoprotein has protein sequence MICAYRGLLLGLLAGVVALPLAYSLPSAFAQSAIVSPDYFDAELVAAVKALTEPQYADSRRVEVNPAGGVDPDAAAELAEQSFDDRLETFNRLMFTINNVLDVTILKPTAQAYRLLVPAHLRQGVANVLANAALPVTLLNDVLQGEGERAQTTIIRFAINSTVGVGGLVDVAAQNGFAPHTEDFDQTMAVYGIKAGPFIMLPLFGPTTMRHLVGRAVDAAVNPTTWLLMDAAVVESLSPTIAQTVTSRESALDQIDGLRQTSPDYYAAVRNLYYQYREAEIRNGRINVEELPDIPDVPE, from the coding sequence ATGATATGCGCGTATCGTGGTCTTCTCTTGGGGCTGCTGGCGGGGGTGGTCGCCCTTCCCCTGGCCTATTCCCTTCCGTCGGCCTTTGCCCAGTCGGCAATCGTCTCGCCCGATTATTTTGATGCGGAGCTGGTGGCGGCGGTCAAAGCGCTCACCGAGCCTCAATATGCGGATAGTCGCCGCGTAGAGGTGAACCCCGCGGGCGGTGTTGACCCGGATGCTGCGGCGGAATTGGCCGAGCAGAGCTTCGATGATCGGCTTGAGACCTTCAACAGGCTGATGTTCACCATCAATAATGTGCTGGATGTCACGATCCTCAAGCCCACGGCCCAAGCCTATCGGCTGCTGGTGCCTGCACATCTCAGACAGGGTGTGGCCAATGTTCTGGCCAATGCCGCATTGCCGGTCACGCTGCTCAACGACGTCCTGCAAGGAGAAGGCGAGCGCGCGCAGACCACGATCATTCGTTTCGCCATAAACTCGACGGTTGGTGTCGGCGGGCTCGTGGACGTTGCGGCACAGAATGGTTTTGCTCCTCACACCGAGGATTTCGACCAGACAATGGCCGTGTACGGAATCAAGGCCGGGCCCTTCATCATGCTTCCGCTGTTCGGGCCCACCACCATGCGCCACCTCGTCGGCCGGGCGGTGGATGCGGCCGTGAACCCAACCACCTGGCTCCTGATGGATGCGGCCGTGGTAGAAAGCCTTTCACCAACTATCGCACAAACGGTTACTTCGCGGGAATCAGCTCTTGACCAAATCGATGGTCTGCGCCAGACCTCGCCAGACTATTATGCTGCCGTTCGTAATCTCTACTACCAGTATCGGGAGGCAGAAATTCGGAACGGCCGGATAAATGTCGAGGAACTCCCTGATATCCCGGACGTTCCGGAGTGA